A genome region from Dolichospermum compactum NIES-806 includes the following:
- a CDS encoding DEAD/DEAH box helicase codes for MKIPVKLQELIPQPEAAILPISTLIGQKLALVDCTNIAELTPEQLNLIFTHIPPTWDYQELTEIFNSDTLTETFAIQLCEYIDHRLGRTPQPSLITNYVRAAFPKEILPITNYLDIFNFRNQIIGDYRRYIESFLKIRDTKVREFVNQELEKGQLWTNPLVQLNPKYRPGATVTELVKNGILHPDCTQYFSKNGQPFNFHYHQKQAFETAQKQEPYVLTTGTGSGKSMTYVVPIFDDLLRHPEIQGVRAILVYPMNALINSQEEELKKFLNNVPNTHIRVAKYTGQESLSTKTEIQNNPPHILLTNYVMLELMLSRTHEEKLVASPELKFLVLDELHTYRGRQGADVAILIRKLRQRCGKGNSQLGNNISAGNNISAGNNNYELPPRNISAGNNNYELRITNYELLCVGTSATMSTEGTRAQRRQVVANVASKLFGVEIKPDNVIDETLERSIKSPKPTITELRESIDQGLPPEAEQTLENFQNHPLSHWIEMTFGLEDKQGHLVRRTPISLESGAEKLAEIYVRSCALAQNSENAINQINNSENAINPNYELTISENAINPNYEPGENRIYELCLDILKQMFLWGSKVKGLAFRLHQFISQGGSVYSTIESSQKRFLTLEGQYTTTEERLLYPLVFCRECGHDYYVINYNNDKQIVLPQLPTALDMSPEYTDIQAGYLTLDEPGLWDAYKDEERLPDSWFTETKKKGRVPKKDYAKFIPQKLQILPNGKVTTSPLQGTTCWFVPRPFRVCLNCGVLHDGNKNEFTKLSRLSSEGRSTATTLLCLSTVSRLKQVFTGEKAQAAKILSFTDNRQDASLQAGHFNDFVQTSFLRAALLGALQNKGQLTHSELVSEVIKQMGLKQAAYAKEVAEFNPGKQSNEKAFQELIEYRLYEDLRRGWRIVQPNLEQCGLLVIEYNGLKDICADKAIWNKHRHPVLLQAIPEEKFIAAQALLNHLRRELAIDTKLLQYDNRDSLFRDVFQAIKEPWVFDEKEKLNFAEFATIDSNTDKKAKVKLTIRSKIGRFLRSPKAWSLRSELLTETEYNSLISTFVAALADAGFLTTKNGIQLKINSLVWKFTTLTEIPSDPLSSKRLQGQEDAKRPVNSFFQEFYQSNAQKIQTMEGREHTGQVKTKKRQEREEMFRKGELASLFCSPTMELGIDISDLSVVHLRNVPPSPANYAQRSGRAGRSGQEALVITYAAIGSGHDQYFFQRQEQMVAGAVAPPKLELANQDLVQSHVYSIWLAHTGVYLDDSMNKILDLHITDYPLKDSVREQLILSSGKLAECLQATQSILADTFCQSDLQKASWYSVHWLQFTIENALNTFNRKCDRWRKLYDSAVKQRDQANIIISRSAAGYVTDEERKNAEAQAREAQRQIDLLVGHNQGKSNSEFEFYPYRYFAAEGFLPGFNFPRLPVRAFIPTNDGGEFISRPRVVALREFAPNNIIYYEGSKFMVSKTKVPVGGIESQYQRVSCCFNCGYFHPDDARDTCENCGAKIKPDSSQNLAKLNRVLSMDTVFTRRRERITCDEEERLKYGYNITTHFRYAPQKQESATVLAADNTPLFKLTYGATATIWRINRGLKKNTEERGFKLDTKTGNWGDTKNNFQTNSPTTNLPPETLHTEVNLMVDDTCNILVIEPLNVPQDNKEAFIATLQYILETAIQAVYKLEPDELDSERLGEGKYLLFWEASEGGAGVLSQLLQQTDAFQKIANSALDICHFQTPKDSCVQACYECLLSYRNQFDHPLINRHLIKPLLDDLQASTVEISGVFRDEQYQKLFAQTDPNSDFEREVLQEIYQRGYKLPDTAQELITEANCKPDFIYKDEKTAIFCDGSVHDSPEQKKQDQIERDNLRYNAGYHILTLRYDKNWREQLDVLGSL; via the coding sequence ATGAAAATCCCAGTCAAACTCCAAGAACTCATCCCACAACCAGAAGCAGCAATTCTACCAATTAGTACCCTCATAGGACAAAAATTAGCATTAGTAGACTGTACAAATATTGCTGAACTCACCCCCGAACAACTAAACCTAATTTTCACCCATATTCCCCCAACATGGGATTATCAAGAACTAACAGAAATCTTTAATTCTGACACCCTCACAGAAACCTTTGCTATCCAACTTTGTGAATATATAGATCATCGTTTAGGACGCACCCCCCAACCCTCTTTAATTACGAATTACGTTCGCGCAGCGTTTCCGAAGGAAATATTACCAATTACGAATTATCTCGATATATTCAACTTCCGTAATCAAATTATCGGCGACTATCGCCGCTATATAGAAAGCTTCTTAAAAATCCGTGATACTAAAGTTAGAGAATTCGTCAATCAAGAACTTGAAAAAGGACAACTGTGGACAAATCCCCTCGTCCAACTTAACCCCAAATATCGCCCTGGTGCAACAGTCACAGAATTAGTTAAAAACGGTATTCTCCATCCTGACTGTACACAATACTTCTCTAAAAATGGTCAACCTTTTAATTTCCATTATCACCAAAAACAAGCATTTGAAACTGCCCAAAAACAAGAACCTTATGTATTAACAACAGGTACAGGTTCAGGAAAAAGCATGACCTATGTTGTCCCCATTTTTGATGACTTACTGCGACATCCAGAAATTCAAGGAGTCAGGGCAATATTAGTATATCCCATGAACGCCCTAATTAACTCCCAAGAAGAAGAATTAAAGAAATTTCTCAATAACGTTCCTAACACCCATATTCGCGTTGCTAAATACACCGGACAAGAAAGTTTAAGCACAAAAACCGAAATTCAAAATAACCCACCTCACATATTATTAACTAACTACGTGATGCTGGAATTAATGCTTTCCCGCACCCACGAAGAAAAACTCGTTGCTTCTCCAGAATTAAAATTTTTAGTATTAGATGAACTCCATACCTATCGCGGTAGACAAGGTGCAGACGTAGCCATCTTAATTAGAAAACTCCGCCAACGTTGCGGAAAGGGTAATAGCCAATTGGGAAATAACATTTCCGCAGGAAATAATATTTCCGCAGGAAATAACAATTACGAATTACCTCCACGCAACATTTCCGCAGGAAACAACAATTACGAATTACGAATTACGAATTACGAATTATTATGTGTTGGCACAAGTGCTACCATGTCCACAGAAGGAACACGCGCACAACGTCGTCAAGTAGTTGCAAATGTAGCGAGTAAATTATTTGGTGTGGAAATTAAACCTGATAACGTCATAGATGAAACCTTAGAACGTTCTATCAAAAGTCCTAAACCTACCATTACAGAACTGCGAGAAAGCATAGATCAAGGTTTACCACCAGAAGCAGAACAAACATTAGAGAATTTCCAAAACCATCCTTTAAGTCATTGGATAGAAATGACCTTTGGTTTAGAAGATAAACAAGGTCATCTTGTGAGAAGAACACCCATAAGTTTAGAAAGTGGTGCAGAAAAATTAGCTGAAATTTATGTTCGTAGTTGTGCTTTAGCACAAAATTCTGAAAATGCCATAAATCAAATTAATAATTCAGAAAATGCCATAAATCCCAACTACGAACTTACAATATCAGAAAATGCGATAAATCCCAACTACGAACCTGGAGAAAATCGTATTTATGAACTATGTTTAGATATCCTTAAACAGATGTTTTTATGGGGAAGTAAAGTTAAAGGTTTAGCATTTCGACTCCATCAATTTATCTCTCAAGGTGGTAGCGTTTACTCTACCATTGAAAGTTCCCAAAAACGTTTTCTCACCCTAGAAGGACAATATACCACCACAGAAGAACGTTTACTTTATCCCCTCGTCTTTTGTCGGGAATGTGGACATGATTATTATGTCATCAACTACAATAACGACAAACAAATAGTCCTTCCCCAACTTCCCACAGCATTAGATATGAGTCCCGAATATACTGATATCCAAGCTGGTTATCTTACCTTAGATGAACCCGGACTTTGGGATGCTTATAAAGATGAAGAAAGACTTCCTGACTCCTGGTTTACCGAAACCAAAAAGAAAGGACGAGTTCCTAAAAAAGATTATGCTAAATTCATTCCCCAAAAATTACAAATTCTCCCCAACGGAAAAGTTACAACTTCCCCATTACAGGGAACAACTTGTTGGTTTGTTCCTAGACCATTTCGCGTGTGTTTAAATTGTGGTGTGCTTCATGATGGAAATAAAAACGAATTTACCAAACTTTCGCGCTTGAGTAGTGAAGGACGCAGTACCGCTACCACCCTCCTCTGTTTATCCACTGTCAGCCGTCTCAAACAAGTTTTCACAGGCGAAAAAGCCCAAGCCGCCAAAATTCTCAGTTTTACCGATAATCGCCAAGATGCCTCATTACAAGCGGGGCATTTTAATGATTTTGTGCAAACCAGTTTTTTACGTGCTGCTTTATTAGGTGCATTACAAAATAAAGGACAACTCACCCACAGCGAGTTAGTCAGCGAAGTTATCAAACAAATGGGACTAAAACAAGCAGCTTACGCCAAAGAAGTGGCAGAATTTAATCCAGGTAAACAATCCAACGAAAAAGCTTTTCAAGAATTAATTGAATATCGTCTTTACGAAGACTTACGCAGAGGATGGCGCATTGTTCAACCTAATTTAGAACAGTGCGGACTTTTGGTAATTGAATATAATGGTTTAAAAGATATCTGTGCAGATAAGGCTATTTGGAATAAACATCGTCATCCGGTTTTATTACAAGCTATCCCTGAAGAAAAATTTATTGCTGCTCAAGCTTTATTAAATCATCTCCGTCGGGAATTAGCTATTGATACTAAATTACTCCAATATGATAATAGAGACTCTTTATTTCGAGATGTTTTTCAAGCCATTAAAGAACCTTGGGTATTTGATGAAAAAGAAAAGTTGAATTTTGCAGAGTTCGCAACTATTGACAGTAATACGGACAAAAAAGCTAAGGTAAAATTAACAATTAGAAGTAAAATTGGCAGATTTTTACGCTCTCCTAAAGCTTGGTCATTACGCAGTGAATTGTTAACAGAAACAGAGTACAATAGTTTAATTAGTACCTTCGTTGCGGCTTTAGCTGATGCTGGGTTTTTAACTACGAAAAATGGCATTCAATTAAAAATCAATTCCTTGGTATGGAAGTTTACAACATTAACTGAAATTCCCTCTGATCCTCTTTCATCTAAGCGGTTACAGGGGCAGGAAGACGCAAAAAGACCTGTTAACAGCTTCTTTCAAGAATTTTATCAAAGCAATGCCCAAAAAATTCAAACAATGGAAGGGCGAGAACATACAGGACAAGTCAAAACCAAAAAACGTCAAGAAAGAGAAGAGATGTTTAGAAAGGGAGAATTAGCCAGTTTGTTCTGTTCCCCGACAATGGAATTAGGAATTGATATTTCTGACCTCAGCGTTGTCCATTTGCGGAACGTTCCCCCCAGTCCGGCTAACTATGCCCAACGTAGTGGACGCGCTGGACGCAGTGGACAGGAAGCATTAGTTATTACCTATGCAGCTATTGGTAGCGGTCATGATCAATATTTCTTTCAACGTCAAGAACAGATGGTAGCTGGGGCTGTTGCACCACCCAAACTAGAATTAGCCAATCAAGATTTAGTTCAATCTCATGTGTATTCAATTTGGTTAGCACATACAGGAGTTTATTTAGATGACTCCATGAACAAAATTCTGGATTTACATATTACTGATTATCCCCTGAAAGATAGTGTACGTGAACAATTAATACTTAGTTCTGGGAAATTAGCTGAATGTCTGCAAGCTACTCAGTCAATACTTGCAGATACCTTCTGTCAAAGTGATTTACAAAAAGCCTCTTGGTATTCTGTACATTGGCTACAATTTACCATAGAGAATGCACTGAATACATTCAATAGAAAATGCGATCGCTGGCGTAAACTTTATGATAGTGCAGTTAAACAAAGAGATCAGGCTAACATCATAATTAGTCGTTCTGCTGCTGGTTATGTTACAGATGAAGAACGAAAAAACGCTGAAGCTCAAGCAAGAGAAGCGCAACGACAAATAGATTTATTGGTAGGGCATAACCAAGGTAAAAGTAATAGCGAATTTGAATTTTATCCCTACCGCTACTTTGCTGCTGAAGGATTTTTACCAGGGTTTAATTTCCCCCGTTTACCTGTGAGAGCATTTATCCCCACCAATGATGGAGGTGAGTTTATTTCTCGTCCCCGTGTTGTCGCTTTAAGGGAATTTGCACCCAACAACATCATTTACTATGAAGGTAGTAAATTTATGGTGTCAAAAACCAAAGTACCTGTAGGTGGCATTGAAAGTCAATATCAACGAGTAAGCTGTTGTTTTAACTGTGGTTATTTCCATCCAGATGATGCGCGTGATACCTGCGAAAACTGCGGTGCAAAAATTAAACCTGATAGTTCTCAAAACCTAGCTAAATTAAATCGTGTATTATCAATGGACACAGTATTTACTCGCAGAAGAGAACGTATTACCTGCGATGAAGAAGAAAGATTGAAATATGGTTATAACATTACTACCCATTTCCGTTATGCACCTCAAAAACAAGAATCTGCCACTGTTTTAGCAGCAGATAATACACCATTATTCAAATTAACCTATGGGGCTACAGCTACCATCTGGCGTATCAATAGAGGACTGAAGAAAAACACCGAAGAAAGAGGGTTTAAATTAGATACTAAAACAGGTAATTGGGGAGATACAAAAAATAATTTCCAAACCAACTCACCAACAACAAATTTACCTCCAGAAACCTTACACACGGAAGTAAATTTAATGGTAGATGACACTTGCAATATTCTTGTCATCGAACCCTTGAATGTTCCCCAAGATAACAAAGAAGCGTTTATTGCTACTCTCCAATATATCCTAGAAACAGCAATTCAAGCAGTTTATAAGTTAGAACCAGATGAACTGGATTCAGAAAGATTAGGAGAAGGAAAATATTTGCTATTTTGGGAAGCATCAGAAGGTGGTGCAGGAGTTTTATCTCAGCTACTCCAACAAACAGATGCTTTTCAGAAAATCGCCAATTCTGCTTTAGATATTTGTCATTTTCAAACACCAAAGGATAGTTGTGTGCAAGCTTGCTATGAATGCTTACTTTCCTACAGGAATCAATTTGATCATCCGTTAATTAATCGTCATTTGATTAAACCTTTACTCGATGATCTGCAAGCAAGTACAGTAGAGATATCCGGTGTATTCCGAGATGAACAATATCAAAAACTATTCGCACAAACAGACCCAAATTCCGATTTTGAACGAGAAGTTTTACAAGAGATTTACCAACGGGGTTATAAACTACCTGATACAGCCCAGGAATTAATTACCGAAGCCAATTGTAAACCAGATTTTATTTATAAAGATGAAAAAACTGCTATTTTCTGTGATGGTTCAGTACATGATAGTCCTGAACAGAAAAAGCAAGACCAAATTGAGAGAGATAATCTGAGATACAACGCAGGGTATCATATATTAACTCTGCGCTATGATAAAAATTGGCGGGAGCAATTGGACGTTTTAGGGAGTTTATGA